The following DNA comes from Janthinobacterium sp. TB1-E2.
ATCACTTCGCGCTCGCGCGGCGTCAAGGCGCGCAGCAAGGCCAGCCCGTCCACCTGGCGCTGCAACTGGCCGCGCGCATGCGCCTCGTGCGAAAACGCTTCATCGATAGCGGCCAGCAGCTTGTCGTGATCAAATGGTTTTTCCAGGAAATCGCTGGCTTGCGCCTTGAAGGCCTGGCGTGCCAGCGCCACGTCGCCGTGCCCCGTAATGATGATGATGGGCAGCAGGCATTTGCGCTCCAGCAAGCGGCGCTGCAGGCTCAGGCCATCCATGCCCGACATGCGGATATCGATCAGCAGACAGCCGGCCCACTCGGGCCGCCAGCTGTGCAGGAAATCCTCGCCGCAGGAAAACAGGGCCGTGCGGTAGCCGCGTATGCCCAAC
Coding sequences within:
- a CDS encoding response regulator transcription factor produces the protein MVTSNLTVFIVDDDPAVRDALGLLLGIRGYRTALFSCGEDFLHSWRPEWAGCLLIDIRMSGMDGLSLQRRLLERKCLLPIIIITGHGDVALARQAFKAQASDFLEKPFDHDKLLAAIDEAFSHEAHARGQLQRQVDGLALLRALTPREREVMQLVVTGQHNRDIAPALGISVRTVEVHKARLMDKLGVDNVADLVRISMLGTG